One window of the Archangium primigenium genome contains the following:
- the sctR gene encoding type III secretion system export apparatus subunit SctR — protein sequence MTSLSQMSFAGSPLSMMGMLAALSVLPFAVMMLTSFSKIAVVLSLARSAMGTQQAPPTLVLTGLAAVLTGLVMAPVVERMYDVGQAVHQEADSGARILEAAAKVTEPLRSFLLKHGSVEERERLVEMARELRPPEDAARVGAEDLFVIIPAFVLTELKEAFQIGFLVFLPFLVLDMVVANVLLALGMQSLSPSQVSLPFKILLFVAVDGWSLLARGLVLGYR from the coding sequence ATGACGTCCCTCTCCCAGATGTCCTTCGCGGGCAGTCCCTTGTCGATGATGGGGATGCTGGCCGCGCTGTCCGTGCTGCCGTTCGCGGTGATGATGCTGACCTCCTTCTCGAAGATCGCCGTGGTGCTGTCCCTGGCGCGCTCGGCGATGGGCACCCAGCAGGCCCCGCCCACCCTCGTGCTCACGGGCCTCGCCGCGGTGCTGACGGGTCTGGTCATGGCGCCTGTCGTGGAGCGCATGTACGACGTGGGCCAGGCCGTCCATCAAGAGGCGGACTCCGGCGCGCGAATCCTGGAGGCCGCGGCGAAGGTCACCGAGCCCCTGCGGTCCTTCCTGCTCAAACACGGAAGCGTGGAGGAGCGGGAGCGTCTCGTGGAAATGGCGCGGGAGTTGCGTCCCCCGGAGGACGCGGCGCGGGTGGGGGCGGAGGACCTCTTCGTGATCATCCCCGCCTTCGTCCTCACCGAGTTGAAGGAGGCCTTCCAGATTGGCTTTCTCGTCTTTCTCCCCTTCCTGGTGCTGGACATGGTCGTCGCCAACGTGCTGCTCGCGTTGGGAATGCAGTCGCTGTCGCCCAGCCAGGTGAGTCTGCCCTTCAAGATCCTTCTGTTCGTCGCGGTGGATGGATGGTCGCTGCTCGCGCGCGGCCTCGTCCTCGGCTACCGGTGA
- a CDS encoding HU family DNA-binding protein produces the protein MLKSDLINVLVAKKGMTQKQAEATVETIFESMKDALCRGENIEIRGLGAFHVKNYQGYQGRNPKTGQIIPVKPKRGLLFRTGKELRDRVNRPPPQTPQSDVSFDPKRGSGGY, from the coding sequence ATGCTCAAGTCCGATCTGATCAACGTCCTCGTCGCCAAAAAGGGCATGACGCAGAAGCAGGCCGAGGCCACGGTCGAGACGATCTTCGAGTCCATGAAGGACGCCCTGTGTCGCGGTGAGAACATCGAGATCCGCGGCCTGGGGGCCTTCCATGTGAAGAACTACCAGGGCTACCAGGGCCGCAATCCGAAGACGGGGCAGATCATCCCGGTGAAGCCCAAGCGGGGCCTGTTGTTCCGCACGGGCAAGGAACTGCGGGACCGGGTCAACCGGCCGCCGCCCCAGACGCCGCAGTCGGACGTCTCCTTCGACCCCAAGCGCGGCAGCGGCGGCTACTGA
- a CDS encoding flagellar biosynthetic protein FliQ, producing MSPDVLLSLGREALLLMVLASLPPIGASLVVGFVMSLFQATTQLQESTLTVVPKLCAAVGALVFAGPWIAGQLTVFAQRVLGVIAEVGQ from the coding sequence ATGAGTCCGGATGTCTTGCTGTCGTTGGGGCGGGAGGCGTTGCTCCTGATGGTGCTGGCGTCCTTGCCACCCATCGGGGCGAGTCTGGTGGTGGGTTTCGTGATGAGCCTCTTCCAGGCGACCACGCAGTTGCAGGAGAGCACGCTCACGGTGGTGCCCAAGTTGTGCGCGGCGGTCGGGGCACTGGTGTTCGCGGGCCCATGGATCGCCGGACAGCTCACCGTGTTCGCCCAACGGGTCCTGGGCGTCATCGCGGAGGTGGGCCAATGA
- a CDS encoding DUF885 domain-containing protein, with protein sequence MSPAPSPTLTAFTALRASFFQRYLRAQPEEATTLGLHHLDDRLKDLSDSALGDEYALHRDTLAQLERLPVEHLPASDGLDWRAMLDLTRFHVHAYAALGAHRRNIELSTYPHTMVQYQIGQAETSEDWAAIASRLARIPLFLQQQEALLLAGLASDAPPDLHSVRDFAEDQLPVIARYYEILPQLPGAHGVALTGGASRELELAAREAHGAFAAHQRFLTERVLPRARPGVVLGADEYAWRLEHMFGITESPEALMQRAREVQEDAQRAIARLAPTLARELPDAPASLDSLAEARALLARLEALHPERDEDVIPLYRELVGHTEQFILEHGMFHVPEGLRLGIKALPPGMVDVRGTNWPAPLLDTRKVGWFVVAPMAAAHPKVWAALLAVHEGIPGHFLQSVAWQRAFSHHPAPVRFLLVTDHVAMARGHFGPMLNIEGYATYAEERMRRAGFYTAAEELTALVARALRAVRVRVDIGLHTRRMDDATAVRHLVQDACMPEPNAQREVLRYKRIPMQAITYLLGALEFERLEADCRRERGSHFDEARFHEELFSFGPVPPAHLRRFMLARP encoded by the coding sequence ATGAGCCCGGCTCCCTCACCCACCCTCACGGCCTTCACGGCACTGCGCGCCTCCTTCTTCCAGCGCTACCTGCGCGCCCAGCCGGAGGAAGCCACGACGCTCGGCCTGCACCACCTGGATGACCGGCTCAAGGACCTGTCCGACTCGGCCCTGGGGGATGAGTACGCGCTGCACCGCGACACGCTCGCCCAGTTGGAGCGGCTGCCCGTCGAGCACCTGCCCGCCAGCGATGGACTCGACTGGCGGGCGATGCTCGACCTCACGCGCTTCCACGTGCACGCCTACGCGGCGCTCGGGGCCCACCGGCGCAACATCGAGCTGTCGACCTATCCCCACACGATGGTGCAGTACCAGATCGGCCAGGCCGAGACGTCCGAGGACTGGGCGGCCATCGCCAGCCGGCTGGCGCGCATCCCCCTCTTCCTCCAGCAACAGGAGGCGCTGCTGCTCGCGGGACTGGCCTCGGACGCGCCGCCGGACCTGCACAGCGTGCGCGACTTCGCCGAGGACCAGCTGCCCGTCATCGCGCGCTACTACGAGATCCTCCCCCAACTGCCCGGTGCCCACGGGGTGGCGCTCACGGGCGGGGCCTCGCGCGAGCTGGAGCTGGCGGCCCGGGAGGCCCACGGCGCCTTCGCCGCGCACCAGCGCTTCCTCACCGAGCGGGTGCTGCCCCGGGCCCGGCCCGGCGTCGTGCTCGGCGCGGACGAGTACGCCTGGCGGCTCGAGCACATGTTCGGCATCACCGAGTCCCCCGAGGCCCTGATGCAGCGGGCCCGGGAGGTCCAGGAGGACGCCCAGCGCGCCATCGCCCGGCTCGCCCCCACGCTCGCCCGGGAGCTGCCCGACGCGCCCGCCTCTCTCGACAGTCTGGCCGAGGCCCGCGCCCTGCTCGCCCGGCTCGAGGCGCTCCACCCCGAACGGGACGAGGACGTCATCCCCCTGTACCGGGAGCTCGTGGGCCACACGGAGCAGTTCATCCTCGAGCACGGCATGTTCCACGTCCCCGAGGGCCTGCGCCTGGGCATCAAGGCCCTGCCCCCGGGCATGGTGGATGTGCGGGGCACCAACTGGCCCGCCCCGCTGCTGGACACGCGCAAGGTGGGCTGGTTCGTGGTGGCGCCCATGGCCGCCGCGCACCCCAAGGTCTGGGCCGCGCTGCTCGCGGTGCACGAGGGCATCCCCGGCCACTTCCTGCAGAGCGTCGCCTGGCAGCGCGCCTTCTCCCACCACCCGGCGCCGGTGCGCTTCCTGCTCGTGACGGACCACGTGGCCATGGCGCGCGGCCACTTCGGACCCATGCTCAACATCGAGGGCTACGCCACCTACGCCGAGGAGCGCATGCGCCGCGCCGGCTTCTACACCGCCGCGGAGGAGCTCACCGCGCTCGTGGCCCGGGCCCTGCGCGCCGTACGCGTGCGGGTGGACATCGGCCTGCACACCCGGCGCATGGACGACGCCACGGCGGTGCGCCACCTGGTGCAGGACGCCTGCATGCCCGAGCCCAACGCCCAGCGGGAAGTCCTCCGCTACAAGCGCATCCCCATGCAGGCCATCACCTATCTGCTCGGCGCGCTCGAGTTCGAGCGGCTGGAGGCCGACTGCCGACGCGAGCGCGGGAGCCACTTCGACGAGGCGCGCTTCCACGAGGAGCTGTTCTCGTTCGGCCCGGTGCCCCCCGCCCACCTGCGGCGCTTCATGCTGGCCCGTCCGTGA
- a CDS encoding inorganic diphosphatase: MPEIPFPAGLPSEPEILIESPRGSVVKRTAEGGVDFVSPLPCPYNYGCIPGLDSGDGDPLDVVVLGPRLPRGARVRLPVVGVIGFLDAGCADPKVICSPRPLSAADRAGLAAFFHVYAFFKRGLHRVRGRRTGATRYVGWLPGVTDGPA, from the coding sequence ATGCCCGAGATTCCCTTCCCCGCTGGGCTGCCGAGCGAGCCCGAGATCCTGATCGAATCGCCCCGGGGCTCCGTGGTGAAGCGCACGGCGGAGGGCGGGGTGGACTTCGTCTCGCCGCTGCCGTGTCCCTACAACTACGGCTGCATCCCCGGCCTGGACTCGGGGGATGGGGATCCGCTGGACGTGGTGGTGCTGGGCCCGCGGCTGCCGCGGGGCGCGCGGGTGCGGCTGCCGGTGGTGGGGGTGATTGGCTTCCTGGACGCGGGGTGCGCGGACCCCAAGGTCATCTGCAGCCCCCGGCCGTTGAGCGCGGCGGACCGGGCGGGCCTGGCGGCCTTCTTCCACGTGTACGCCTTCTTCAAGCGGGGCCTGCACCGGGTGCGGGGCCGCCGCACGGGGGCCACGCGCTACGTGGGGTGGTTGCCGGGCGTCACGGACGGGCCAGCATGA
- a CDS encoding flagellar M-ring protein FliF, translating into MNARRCVLLLLVWLTGCQDRIQHGLDERQANELQRVLVERGLDARKVPEAGKKPTWAIEVAEEQGSAAVRILAELGLPRPAEETGCDVFGSGGFVRTPLEEQLCRGRMLERGLEKTLQTVEGVLFARVHLVVPPPARFGQSPVPAKASALVRAAPGHATRLAASREMLRALVAGGVEGLSADAVSLMVDEVATRVETPPPGPSVLSRLRVLLAVLCLVITGLSVGLSVMTLRARRGRAHEESRTNMPPVPTRPVVTPGGPRKVA; encoded by the coding sequence ATGAACGCGCGACGCTGTGTCCTCCTGCTGCTCGTGTGGCTCACCGGGTGCCAGGATCGCATTCAACACGGTCTGGATGAGCGTCAGGCCAATGAGCTGCAGCGGGTGCTCGTCGAGCGGGGGCTCGACGCACGCAAGGTGCCCGAGGCGGGAAAGAAGCCCACGTGGGCCATCGAGGTGGCCGAGGAGCAGGGTTCGGCCGCGGTGCGCATCCTCGCCGAGCTGGGTCTGCCGCGGCCCGCGGAGGAGACGGGCTGTGACGTCTTCGGGAGCGGTGGCTTCGTGCGCACGCCCCTGGAGGAGCAGCTGTGCCGGGGGCGGATGCTGGAGCGGGGACTGGAGAAGACGCTCCAGACCGTGGAGGGCGTGCTGTTCGCGCGGGTGCATCTGGTGGTGCCACCTCCGGCGCGATTCGGCCAGTCGCCCGTTCCGGCGAAGGCCTCGGCGCTGGTGCGCGCGGCGCCGGGCCATGCCACGCGGCTCGCGGCGTCGCGGGAAATGCTGCGCGCCCTGGTCGCGGGCGGCGTGGAGGGCCTGTCCGCCGACGCGGTGTCCCTCATGGTGGATGAAGTGGCCACGCGGGTGGAGACCCCACCGCCCGGGCCCTCCGTCCTGAGCCGCTTGCGTGTGCTGCTCGCGGTGCTGTGTCTGGTGATCACCGGCCTGTCCGTGGGCTTGTCCGTCATGACGCTGCGCGCGCGGCGGGGAAGGGCCCATGAGGAATCGAGGACGAACATGCCTCCCGTGCCCACGCGTCCCGTCGTGACGCCGGGCGGTCCCCGCAAGGTGGCCTGA
- a CDS encoding FHIPEP family type III secretion protein, whose product MNPLMKMLLRARESSEGVLAVAMAAVLGALIVPLPPWLLDLGLALNLVVAVSLLVAALQARDALRVTSFPTLLLFTTLFRLALNVSSTRLALAEGHAGDIIQAFGEFVVRGDYVVGAVIFAILTLVQFLVVAKGAERVAEVSARFTLDAMPGKQMSIDADLRAGAIDQTRARQRRRDLERESQMFGAMDGAMKFVKGDVIAGLVIVAVNLLGGSCIGVLQKGMTLTEAASTYALIAMGDGLVSQIPSLCIAIAAGLVVTRVASEKEEDSLGSDIGSQIFGEARALWVVAALCVALALMPGMPHLTFLGLAAGLGGLAQALRRMKALSAREAPEVASRENTSGSGAAAASSEPKTAPVGVAPLTVELASDLTPLAQARGGEFVHQVLHRLREEVFLELGVRVPGIQVRTEASYLPSSSYRLLLDEVPVGVGQVVPEGLYALARPEELSFLELQAEPVVEPFSGRAISRVPADGRARLEMAQVPVRSAGELIAEHLRGLVGTRAAAFLGIQEVQGLLDGFEARAPTLVKEALQKVPLPLLTEVLRKLVEERVSIRNLRAILEALVAPTTEGDASALAERCRQALSSYLSHKFAPSGPLFAYLVDPDIEETLRATGPRGPAPAPERIAEILEGVGRIAVGGQTVLLTAPDVRRTLRKLCEGSFPDVAVLTYGELEAHLRIRPLGRLSAVSPGA is encoded by the coding sequence GTGAATCCCTTGATGAAGATGCTGCTCCGGGCGCGGGAGTCGTCGGAGGGGGTGCTCGCCGTGGCGATGGCCGCGGTATTGGGCGCGCTCATCGTTCCCTTGCCCCCCTGGTTGTTGGACCTGGGCCTGGCGCTCAACCTGGTGGTGGCGGTGTCCTTGCTGGTGGCGGCCCTCCAGGCCCGGGACGCGCTGCGGGTGACGTCCTTTCCCACGCTGCTCTTGTTCACCACGCTCTTCCGGCTCGCGCTCAACGTGTCCTCCACGCGGCTGGCCCTGGCGGAGGGCCATGCCGGAGACATCATCCAGGCGTTCGGTGAGTTCGTGGTCCGGGGTGACTACGTGGTGGGCGCGGTCATCTTCGCCATCCTCACGCTGGTGCAGTTCCTCGTGGTCGCCAAGGGCGCGGAGCGCGTGGCCGAGGTCTCCGCGCGCTTCACCCTGGATGCGATGCCTGGCAAGCAAATGTCCATCGACGCGGACCTGCGCGCGGGTGCGATCGACCAAACGCGAGCCCGCCAGCGGCGCCGGGACTTGGAGCGCGAGTCGCAGATGTTCGGCGCGATGGACGGCGCGATGAAGTTCGTGAAGGGAGATGTCATCGCGGGGCTGGTCATCGTCGCGGTGAACCTCCTGGGGGGCAGTTGTATCGGCGTGCTCCAGAAGGGGATGACCCTGACGGAGGCGGCTTCCACCTATGCCCTCATCGCCATGGGGGATGGACTGGTGTCCCAGATTCCCTCGCTCTGCATCGCGATCGCGGCGGGGCTCGTGGTCACGCGCGTGGCCTCCGAGAAGGAAGAGGACTCGCTCGGCTCGGACATCGGCTCCCAGATTTTTGGCGAGGCCCGGGCGCTCTGGGTGGTGGCCGCGCTCTGCGTGGCGCTCGCCCTGATGCCGGGCATGCCGCACCTGACATTCCTCGGGCTCGCCGCGGGCCTGGGCGGCCTCGCCCAGGCGCTCCGGCGCATGAAAGCGCTGTCCGCGCGGGAGGCTCCCGAGGTGGCCTCGCGGGAGAACACCTCCGGATCCGGGGCCGCCGCGGCGTCTTCCGAGCCCAAGACGGCTCCCGTGGGGGTGGCGCCGTTGACGGTGGAGTTGGCGTCGGATCTCACGCCCTTGGCCCAGGCGCGGGGAGGCGAGTTCGTGCACCAGGTGCTGCATCGGCTCCGTGAGGAGGTCTTCCTGGAGCTGGGCGTACGTGTGCCGGGAATCCAGGTGCGCACGGAAGCCTCCTATCTTCCCTCCAGCAGCTACCGGCTGCTGCTCGACGAGGTTCCCGTGGGCGTGGGTCAGGTGGTGCCCGAGGGGCTCTATGCACTGGCGCGGCCCGAGGAGCTGTCGTTCCTGGAGCTCCAGGCGGAGCCGGTGGTGGAGCCGTTCTCGGGAAGAGCCATCAGCCGGGTGCCGGCGGACGGTCGCGCCCGTCTGGAGATGGCGCAGGTGCCCGTCCGGAGCGCCGGCGAGCTCATCGCCGAGCATCTGCGGGGCCTGGTGGGCACCCGCGCCGCGGCCTTCCTGGGCATCCAGGAGGTGCAGGGGCTGCTGGATGGGTTCGAGGCGCGGGCGCCCACCCTGGTCAAGGAGGCGCTGCAGAAGGTCCCCTTGCCCCTGCTCACGGAGGTGCTGCGCAAGCTCGTGGAGGAGCGGGTGAGCATCCGCAATCTCCGCGCCATCCTCGAGGCCCTGGTCGCGCCCACCACCGAGGGGGATGCCTCGGCATTGGCCGAGCGGTGTCGACAGGCGCTCTCCAGCTACCTGAGCCACAAGTTCGCGCCCTCCGGGCCCCTCTTCGCCTACCTCGTGGATCCGGACATCGAGGAGACCCTGCGTGCCACGGGCCCGAGAGGCCCCGCGCCCGCTCCCGAGCGCATCGCGGAAATCCTGGAGGGGGTGGGACGCATCGCCGTGGGGGGACAGACCGTGCTGCTCACGGCGCCAGACGTCCGGCGGACCCTGCGCAAGCTCTGCGAGGGCTCGTTTCCCGACGTCGCGGTCCTCACCTACGGGGAGCTGGAGGCACACCTGCGGATCCGCCCCCTGGGGCGGCTTTCCGCGGTGAGCCCAGGGGCGTGA
- a CDS encoding ATP-dependent helicase HrpB, which yields MAMGNVGALGGAGVSPVGESSATKGDFARLLEGMKGPAKPPGVPVAGEAGRHHLVPAERTEAVRGPCEARGGDAAVGGVSSVSAAAPSRAVRVLDQVGEAQRRLDHVLALAESGRSFSPAELLAFQAHVYRASQELDLAGKVVEKAVGGVKQILQTQV from the coding sequence ATGGCCATGGGCAATGTGGGAGCGCTGGGCGGCGCGGGGGTCTCGCCCGTCGGGGAGTCCTCGGCGACGAAGGGCGACTTCGCTCGACTCCTCGAGGGCATGAAGGGTCCAGCGAAGCCGCCGGGGGTGCCGGTGGCGGGCGAGGCGGGGCGTCACCACCTCGTGCCCGCCGAGCGGACGGAAGCCGTGCGTGGCCCGTGCGAGGCGCGAGGCGGGGACGCGGCCGTGGGCGGCGTGTCCTCGGTGTCCGCCGCGGCACCGTCTCGGGCGGTCCGCGTGTTGGACCAGGTGGGCGAGGCCCAGCGGCGGTTGGATCACGTGTTGGCGCTGGCGGAGTCCGGCAGGTCCTTCTCGCCGGCGGAGCTGCTGGCGTTCCAGGCGCATGTGTACCGGGCGAGCCAGGAGCTCGATCTGGCCGGCAAGGTCGTCGAGAAGGCCGTCGGCGGCGTGAAGCAGATCCTGCAGACCCAGGTGTGA
- a CDS encoding FliM/FliN family flagellar motor switch protein produces the protein MSRAHVTLQQRPHLGRLGARALKAVETALTRELGCEVRVEARVVEAVVMPASGLAHTAAFAWVDLSSLGGLAILELEPAVLFAVLDRLSGTATRPCPLTGLTRLEEASFAFVGLSVLDVLRGQEELWRRFGPRLTGVTMNRTDTLARMDARRRHLGVELRVTVGGTTAGGRLLLPAQVLDSACGDLPLERDGGLAPEVLAAKVVAGCRLGRASLPRESWRALGQGDVVLFEGVRWDGAALVGAGRLVSSGFELGGTVGPEGFSWSRVQVRGALQELDMVTQVNERSEGMPPLPVEVEIELTRCLLPLSELAALKPGGLLPLRISASEPVVLRVGDRAVARAELVDIEGEVGARILCLLP, from the coding sequence GTGTCGCGTGCCCATGTGACGCTCCAGCAGCGCCCCCACCTGGGTCGCCTGGGCGCGCGGGCCTTGAAGGCGGTGGAGACGGCGCTCACGCGGGAGCTGGGCTGCGAGGTTCGGGTGGAGGCTCGCGTGGTGGAGGCGGTGGTGATGCCCGCCTCGGGGCTGGCGCACACGGCCGCGTTCGCCTGGGTGGATCTGTCCTCGTTGGGCGGCCTGGCGATCCTGGAACTGGAGCCCGCCGTCCTCTTCGCCGTCCTGGATCGCCTGTCGGGCACGGCCACCCGACCGTGTCCGCTCACGGGCCTGACCCGTCTGGAGGAGGCGTCGTTCGCCTTCGTGGGGTTGTCGGTGCTGGACGTGCTGCGAGGCCAGGAGGAGCTGTGGCGCCGGTTCGGTCCGCGGCTCACCGGCGTGACGATGAATCGCACGGACACGCTGGCGCGCATGGATGCCCGGCGAAGACACCTGGGCGTGGAGCTGCGGGTGACGGTGGGCGGGACGACCGCGGGGGGACGGCTGCTCCTGCCCGCCCAGGTGCTCGACAGCGCGTGCGGGGACCTGCCGCTGGAGCGGGATGGAGGGCTCGCGCCCGAGGTGCTGGCGGCGAAGGTGGTGGCCGGGTGCCGGCTCGGGCGGGCGTCGCTGCCGCGCGAGTCCTGGCGCGCGCTGGGGCAGGGGGACGTCGTGCTGTTCGAGGGCGTGCGGTGGGACGGCGCGGCGCTGGTGGGGGCGGGACGCCTGGTGTCGAGCGGCTTCGAGCTGGGGGGGACGGTGGGTCCCGAGGGCTTTTCATGGAGCCGCGTACAGGTGCGCGGCGCGCTTCAGGAGTTGGACATGGTGACGCAGGTGAATGAACGGAGCGAGGGCATGCCGCCCCTGCCGGTGGAGGTGGAGATCGAGCTGACGCGTTGCCTGCTGCCGCTCTCCGAGCTCGCCGCGTTGAAGCCCGGCGGATTGCTGCCGCTGCGCATCAGCGCGAGTGAGCCGGTCGTGCTGCGGGTGGGCGACCGGGCCGTGGCGCGGGCGGAGTTGGTCGACATCGAGGGAGAGGTCGGGGCGCGAATCCTCTGCCTGCTGCCATGA
- a CDS encoding PilZ domain-containing protein, with the protein MTPPTDPARPQGRYHPRVDANWMVQVHLGERRVLVKALDLSMAGLFLQGHPEDAVRRLTLTLPLPGVGDITTTCCIVRREAHGVAVEFDELDWDHLLLLARYLHPRLP; encoded by the coding sequence ATGACGCCGCCCACCGATCCCGCCCGTCCCCAGGGGCGCTACCACCCGCGCGTGGATGCCAACTGGATGGTCCAGGTGCACCTGGGCGAGCGCCGGGTGCTCGTCAAGGCGCTGGACCTGTCCATGGCCGGCCTCTTCCTGCAGGGACACCCCGAGGACGCGGTGCGCAGGCTCACCCTCACCCTGCCGCTGCCGGGCGTGGGCGACATCACCACCACGTGCTGCATCGTGCGCCGCGAGGCGCATGGCGTGGCGGTGGAGTTCGACGAGCTGGACTGGGATCACCTGCTGCTGCTCGCGCGCTACCTCCACCCGCGCCTGCCCTGA
- a CDS encoding EscT/YscT/HrcT family type III secretion system export apparatus protein, with protein sequence MSLDLLRAALEEGGGGVVSVALCSARLLPVAFLCPLLGGQATPMPVKLAVVLSLALFLHHGAGVALSAPVTSPVGLMALTLKELSYGTVLGLVAALPFDAARMGGRFIDLFRGTSAEASLPVTGTRESASGEMLYQLLVGLAMTRGPMPWVLAGVLRSFGPVRLGAYVPSEGVSLQVVGLVGQALSTGLSVGVPVAVVTMTVDGLLGVLSRVAPALNARDLGAPLRILAGGALLWLGVGALCERLWVDVLAVEDVLGRLTWGHGE encoded by the coding sequence ATGAGCCTCGACCTCCTGCGGGCCGCGCTGGAAGAAGGGGGGGGCGGCGTGGTCTCCGTGGCCTTGTGTTCCGCGCGGCTGTTGCCCGTGGCCTTTCTCTGTCCGTTGTTGGGGGGACAGGCCACGCCCATGCCGGTGAAGCTCGCCGTGGTGCTGAGCCTCGCGTTGTTCCTCCATCACGGCGCGGGAGTGGCCTTGAGCGCGCCGGTGACGTCACCCGTGGGCCTGATGGCCCTGACCCTCAAGGAGTTGTCCTACGGCACGGTGCTGGGCCTGGTGGCGGCGTTGCCCTTCGACGCGGCACGCATGGGAGGCCGGTTCATCGACCTGTTCCGGGGGACTTCCGCGGAGGCGAGCCTGCCGGTGACGGGGACGCGAGAATCCGCCTCGGGGGAGATGCTGTACCAATTGCTCGTCGGCCTGGCCATGACGAGGGGACCGATGCCGTGGGTCCTCGCGGGGGTGTTGCGGAGTTTTGGTCCGGTCCGGTTGGGCGCTTACGTGCCCTCCGAGGGCGTGAGCTTGCAGGTGGTGGGGCTGGTGGGCCAGGCCTTGTCCACGGGTCTCTCCGTGGGCGTGCCCGTGGCGGTGGTGACGATGACGGTGGATGGGCTGTTGGGCGTGTTGTCGCGGGTCGCGCCTGCCCTGAACGCGAGGGACCTGGGGGCGCCGTTGCGCATTCTCGCGGGGGGCGCCTTGTTGTGGCTGGGGGTGGGGGCCCTGTGCGAGCGATTGTGGGTGGATGTCCTGGCCGTGGAGGACGTGCTTGGACGCCTGACCTGGGGGCACGGTGAGTGA
- a CDS encoding EscU/YscU/HrcU family type III secretion system export apparatus switch protein yields the protein MSEKTEQPSARRLREARRKGQIPRSRLLSSSVVLLGGGLGLSAVLPRVITKFEAWTTQLLLTQDASGALREATVWLAWGAGPPLLVAWLAALGVSVAMSGLEFNADHVMPRLERIHPVEGWKKLFSMKPLVEWVKALLVAALLGWLVWREIVLVGPDVLRAVRGTGMEGMVHGLARGESLVSRLAGVLVVLGVGDYLLERRRHLKDLRMTREEVKREHKESEGDPHHKGQRRAAHRQLAAGGGARGVKAATVVVVNPTHIAVALRYDAGECAAPYLVGKARDAEALHLRQDAERLGVPVVRDVPLARGLVHYDVGEEIPEELYQAAAAVLRVAREGMAMDVRTGRKAS from the coding sequence GTGAGTGAGAAGACGGAGCAACCCTCGGCCAGGCGTCTTCGGGAGGCGCGCCGCAAGGGACAGATTCCGCGCAGCCGGCTGCTGTCCTCCAGTGTGGTTTTGCTGGGCGGTGGGCTGGGTCTGTCCGCGGTGCTCCCGCGCGTGATCACGAAGTTCGAGGCCTGGACAACCCAGCTGTTGCTCACGCAGGACGCCTCGGGCGCCTTGCGGGAGGCGACGGTCTGGCTGGCATGGGGGGCGGGGCCGCCGTTGCTCGTGGCCTGGCTGGCGGCGCTGGGCGTCTCGGTGGCGATGAGCGGCCTGGAATTCAACGCGGACCATGTGATGCCCCGCCTCGAGCGCATCCATCCCGTGGAGGGGTGGAAGAAGCTCTTCAGCATGAAGCCCCTGGTCGAGTGGGTGAAGGCCCTGCTCGTGGCGGCGCTCCTGGGCTGGCTCGTATGGCGGGAGATCGTGCTCGTGGGACCGGATGTGCTCCGGGCGGTCCGGGGGACGGGGATGGAAGGCATGGTGCACGGACTGGCGCGAGGGGAATCACTCGTCTCGCGACTCGCCGGAGTGCTCGTGGTGTTGGGCGTGGGGGACTACCTGCTCGAGCGCCGGAGGCACCTCAAGGACCTGCGGATGACGCGCGAGGAGGTGAAGCGCGAGCACAAGGAGAGCGAAGGAGACCCTCACCACAAGGGACAGCGTCGGGCGGCGCATCGCCAACTGGCGGCGGGAGGAGGCGCGCGGGGCGTGAAGGCGGCAACGGTCGTGGTCGTCAATCCCACGCACATCGCGGTCGCGCTCCGTTACGACGCGGGCGAGTGTGCCGCGCCCTATCTGGTGGGCAAGGCGCGAGACGCGGAGGCACTCCATCTGCGACAGGACGCCGAGCGGCTGGGTGTTCCCGTGGTGCGGGATGTGCCGCTGGCGCGCGGCCTCGTCCACTACGACGTGGGGGAGGAGATCCCCGAGGAGTTGTACCAGGCGGCCGCGGCGGTGCTGCGGGTCGCCCGGGAGGGCATGGCCATGGACGTGCGGACGGGAAGGAAGGCGTCGTGA
- a CDS encoding response regulator: protein MAANPQTPFHILLVEDEPVIRELVRSMLSDGAVEVVCAANGVEGLKLAKSRSFQLVLMDVVLPQLDGISVCRMLKSDPSTSKVPVYMLSAKSKKSDMESATLAGADGYIQKPFKGAELMALVERLRKGE, encoded by the coding sequence ATGGCCGCCAATCCGCAGACGCCCTTCCACATCCTCCTGGTCGAGGACGAGCCCGTCATCCGGGAACTCGTGCGTTCCATGCTGAGCGACGGGGCCGTGGAGGTGGTGTGCGCGGCCAACGGCGTCGAGGGCCTCAAGCTGGCCAAGAGCCGGTCCTTCCAACTGGTGCTGATGGACGTGGTGCTGCCCCAGCTCGACGGCATCTCGGTCTGCCGGATGCTCAAGAGCGATCCGTCGACGTCCAAGGTGCCCGTCTACATGCTCTCGGCGAAGTCCAAGAAGTCCGACATGGAGAGCGCCACGCTCGCCGGAGCGGATGGCTACATCCAGAAGCCCTTCAAGGGCGCGGAGCTGATGGCGCTCGTGGAGCGGCTGCGCAAGGGGGAGTGA